One stretch of Thermus filiformis DNA includes these proteins:
- a CDS encoding Rossmann-fold NAD(P)-binding domain-containing protein gives MGLEAPRRLVLPIPGGSFLAMPAADDRFALCKLVTVEPGKTPSVFAELWVKDLATGEVHHLEAEDLTAKRTAALSLLAAQTLAPVKEGALLLVGAGRQAEAHLEAFREGLALTRVWVRGRGQKRALRLLEKARALGLEAALWEEEEVPPEVRFVVTATTSPTPVLPEALPTPLFISAVGSFRPGEREVPEGVMRRAAVFCDTPDALQEAGELQGLEGVTPLREALLRPPQAELVVFKSVGHALFDLAAVRAYLSQA, from the coding sequence ATGGGCCTCGAGGCCCCCAGGCGGCTGGTCCTCCCCATCCCGGGGGGAAGCTTTCTGGCCATGCCCGCGGCGGACGACCGGTTCGCCCTGTGCAAGCTGGTCACGGTGGAGCCCGGCAAGACCCCTTCCGTCTTCGCCGAGCTCTGGGTCAAGGACCTGGCCACGGGGGAGGTGCACCACCTCGAGGCGGAGGACCTCACCGCCAAGAGGACCGCCGCCCTCTCCCTCCTGGCCGCCCAGACCCTGGCCCCCGTGAAGGAGGGGGCGCTCCTCCTGGTAGGGGCGGGGCGGCAGGCGGAGGCCCACCTGGAGGCCTTCCGGGAGGGCCTGGCCCTGACCCGGGTCTGGGTGCGGGGCCGGGGGCAGAAAAGGGCCCTCCGCCTCCTGGAAAAGGCGCGGGCCCTGGGCCTGGAGGCCGCCCTTTGGGAGGAAGAGGAGGTGCCCCCGGAGGTCCGCTTCGTGGTCACCGCCACCACCAGCCCCACCCCGGTCCTCCCTGAGGCCCTGCCCACCCCCCTCTTCATCAGCGCGGTGGGCAGCTTCCGCCCCGGGGAGCGGGAGGTGCCCGAGGGGGTGATGCGGAGGGCGGCCGTCTTCTGCGACACCCCGGACGCCCTCCAGGAGGCCGGGGAGCTCCAGGGGCTCGAGGGGGTCACCCCCTTAAGGGAGGCCCTCCTGCGCCCGCCCCAGGCGGAGCTGGTGGTCTTCAAGAGCGTGGGCCACGCCCTCTTTGACCTGGCCGCCGTGCGGGCCTACCTCAGCCAGGCTTGA
- a CDS encoding alpha/beta hydrolase family protein: MKAGKGTILLLLGLGLLGLVLLGAFPRTEKEPGGLEVLRREEGRVVRLEVRYTRGVPLFAEVFRPARGEDLPSVVLVHGGFWGPSESLRELARSWAGRGFLVALPHLRGQGKSGGRFTFCREEGEDLRALAEGLTALGGRRARAYVGFSLGGCIALLAAREDPWARGVVAALTPLDFSEQYALLERAKREEALERWRRLIGGSPASCPSCYALRSPLTWAKEVAAPVHLLQAGKDPLISPRQACRFAQAREEAGHRVHQVALREDGSPWREPLQGGSACLRPTGFGPPKEDHLVLFPSLTHRTTPALLARAEAALQAWLR; this comes from the coding sequence GTGAAGGCAGGAAAAGGCACGATTCTCCTTCTTCTGGGCCTAGGGCTTCTGGGCCTCGTGCTCCTCGGAGCCTTCCCCCGCACCGAAAAGGAGCCCGGGGGGCTGGAGGTCCTCCGCCGGGAGGAGGGGCGGGTGGTGCGGCTCGAGGTGCGCTATACCCGGGGAGTTCCCCTCTTCGCCGAGGTCTTCCGCCCCGCCCGGGGGGAGGACCTCCCCAGCGTGGTCCTGGTCCACGGGGGCTTCTGGGGGCCCTCGGAGAGCCTCAGGGAGCTGGCCCGGTCCTGGGCGGGCCGGGGCTTCCTGGTGGCCCTGCCCCACCTGCGGGGACAGGGAAAGAGCGGGGGGCGGTTCACCTTCTGCCGGGAGGAAGGGGAGGACCTGAGGGCCCTGGCCGAGGGGCTCACCGCCCTGGGAGGGAGGCGGGCGCGGGCCTACGTGGGCTTCTCCCTGGGGGGATGCATCGCCCTCCTCGCCGCCCGGGAGGACCCCTGGGCCCGGGGGGTGGTGGCGGCCCTCACCCCCTTGGACTTCAGCGAGCAGTACGCCCTCCTGGAGCGTGCGAAGCGGGAGGAGGCCCTGGAGCGCTGGCGGCGCCTCATCGGGGGAAGCCCCGCCTCCTGCCCCTCCTGCTACGCCCTCCGCTCCCCCCTCACCTGGGCCAAGGAGGTGGCGGCGCCCGTCCACCTCCTCCAGGCGGGCAAGGACCCCCTGATCTCCCCCAGGCAGGCCTGCCGCTTCGCTCAGGCCCGGGAGGAGGCGGGGCACCGGGTGCACCAGGTGGCCCTGCGGGAGGACGGAAGCCCTTGGAGGGAGCCTCTCCAGGGAGGCTCGGCCTGCCTCCGGCCCACGGGCTTCGGCCCCCCAAAGGAGGACCACCTGGTCCTCTTCCCAAGCCTCACCCACCGGACCACCCCCGCCCTCCTGGCCCGGGCGGAGGCGGCCCTTCAAGCCTGGCTGAGGTAG
- a CDS encoding ABC transporter ATP-binding protein produces the protein MLLVENLKVVYRGVILALQGVSLRVGEKEAVALLGPNGAGKSSLVRAVAGLLPKFEGRVLDGHIQFLDQDTTHAPPERVSALGLTAVLEGRPLFRYLTPVENLLAAGHRLKGRELKEGIEEVFARFPRLYERRNEQAGYLSGGEQQMLLLGMALLTRPRLLVVDEPSLGLAPKLVEEVMRTLDGLRREKGLSLLLVEQNARAALSLVERVYVLEQGRVVFEGSREEAEKDQDVMEFYLGKEVVGFRQAKRYRRRKRWV, from the coding sequence ATGCTTCTCGTGGAGAACCTGAAGGTGGTCTACCGGGGGGTGATCCTGGCCCTCCAGGGGGTCTCCCTAAGGGTGGGAGAGAAGGAGGCGGTGGCCCTTTTGGGGCCGAACGGGGCGGGGAAGAGTTCCTTGGTGCGGGCCGTGGCGGGGCTTCTGCCCAAGTTTGAGGGCCGGGTCCTGGACGGGCATATCCAGTTCCTGGACCAGGACACCACCCACGCCCCACCGGAGCGGGTCTCCGCTTTGGGCCTCACCGCGGTCCTGGAGGGGAGGCCCCTTTTCCGCTACCTGACCCCGGTGGAGAACCTCCTGGCGGCCGGGCACCGGCTTAAAGGCCGGGAGCTGAAGGAGGGGATAGAGGAGGTCTTCGCCCGGTTTCCCCGCCTCTACGAGCGGCGGAACGAGCAGGCGGGCTACCTCTCGGGCGGGGAGCAGCAGATGCTCCTTTTGGGCATGGCCCTCCTCACCCGGCCCCGGCTTTTGGTGGTGGACGAGCCCTCCTTGGGCCTGGCCCCCAAGCTGGTGGAGGAGGTGATGCGCACCCTGGACGGGCTGAGGCGGGAGAAGGGCCTGAGCCTCCTCCTGGTGGAGCAGAACGCCCGGGCAGCCCTTAGCCTGGTGGAGCGGGTCTACGTCCTGGAGCAGGGCCGGGTGGTCTTTGAGGGGAGCCGGGAGGAGGCGGAAAAGGACCAGGACGTGATGGAGTTCTACCTGGGCAAGGAGGTGGTGGGGTTCCGCCAGGCCAAGCGCTACCGCAGGCGCAAGCGCTGGGTGTGA
- a CDS encoding lyase family protein, which translates to MPRWHATYRRWVLARQYRFARERLAPHFFDALTAYALGLARLGVEGAWEAARALRELRTLPLPSFTGEVEDVFFSIYVQLEEHWGREVAGAVRRGLSRNDLDMTVFRSYLRDRLIALLGDLVRLRREILRRAREHRITPVVIYTHHRPAQPTALGHYLLGVESLLARDFGRLLHALSTLNRSPLGASALAGSPYPVDRAYLAQLLGFEAPVENTLDAVAAGDHAAELAAALSLLGSSLSRFVRDLLFWAERGGFLVGERVAQGSSAMPQKHNPVVLEHVRVYAGRLLGGVSTLLALVHNTPFTDLNDHSTGVLEPLDELMEVGEGALELLRVALEESTFVPENLVLGLEPGLFASEAVDLLVRKGLPLEEAYARVRRVLPDLLPEALGLSEAEGREVFSLEAFLERRRVLGGAASSAQEESLRRAKRRLREDLKALAAHRARLREARRLLSAL; encoded by the coding sequence ATGCCCCGTTGGCACGCCACCTACCGCCGCTGGGTCCTGGCCCGCCAGTACCGGTTCGCCCGGGAGAGGCTCGCCCCCCACTTCTTTGACGCCCTCACCGCCTACGCCCTGGGCCTGGCCCGGCTGGGGGTGGAGGGGGCCTGGGAGGCGGCGCGGGCCCTTCGCGAGCTGCGCACCCTCCCCCTGCCCAGCTTCACCGGCGAGGTGGAGGACGTCTTCTTCTCCATCTACGTCCAGCTCGAGGAGCACTGGGGCCGGGAGGTGGCGGGGGCGGTCCGCCGGGGGCTTTCCCGGAACGACCTGGACATGACCGTCTTCCGGAGCTACCTGCGCGACCGGCTGATCGCCCTTTTGGGCGACCTGGTCCGGCTTCGGCGGGAGATCCTCCGGCGGGCGCGCGAGCACCGGATCACCCCGGTGGTGATCTACACCCACCACCGGCCCGCCCAGCCCACCGCCTTGGGCCATTACCTCCTGGGGGTGGAAAGCCTCCTGGCCCGGGACTTCGGCCGGCTGCTCCACGCCCTTTCCACCCTCAACCGCTCCCCTTTGGGGGCGAGCGCCCTGGCGGGGAGCCCCTACCCCGTGGACCGGGCCTATCTGGCCCAGCTTCTGGGGTTTGAGGCCCCGGTGGAGAACACCCTGGACGCGGTGGCCGCGGGCGACCACGCCGCCGAGCTGGCCGCGGCCCTTTCCCTCCTGGGCTCCAGCCTCTCCCGCTTCGTCCGCGACCTCCTCTTCTGGGCGGAGCGGGGCGGGTTTCTGGTCGGGGAGCGGGTGGCCCAGGGCTCGAGCGCCATGCCCCAGAAGCACAACCCCGTGGTCCTGGAGCACGTGCGGGTCTATGCGGGAAGGCTTTTGGGGGGGGTTTCCACCCTCCTGGCCCTTGTCCACAACACCCCCTTCACCGACCTGAACGACCACAGCACCGGGGTGCTGGAGCCTTTGGATGAGCTGATGGAGGTGGGGGAGGGGGCCTTGGAGCTCCTCCGGGTGGCCCTGGAGGAGAGCACCTTCGTGCCGGAGAACCTGGTCTTGGGCCTCGAGCCCGGCCTCTTCGCCTCGGAGGCGGTGGACCTCCTGGTGCGGAAGGGCCTTCCCCTGGAGGAGGCCTACGCCCGGGTGCGCCGGGTCCTGCCCGACCTCCTTCCGGAGGCCCTGGGCCTCTCGGAGGCGGAGGGGCGGGAGGTCTTCTCCCTGGAGGCCTTCTTAGAGCGGAGGAGGGTCCTGGGCGGGGCCGCCTCGAGCGCCCAGGAGGAGAGCCTCAGGCGGGCCAAAAGGCGGCTTCGGGAGGACCTGAAGGCCCTGGCCGCCCACCGGGCCCGCCTGAGGGAGGCCCGGCGGCTCCTCAGCGCCCTTTGA
- a CDS encoding ABC transporter ATP-binding protein, with product MGAILEVRDIHLSFKGVKALSGVSFSVEEGSFFAVIGPNGAGKTSLLNVLSGVYPPSRGEVFFLGRPLQGLPPQARARMGLGRTFQGLELFRGMSVLDNVKLGAELALGAYPTLLPRAPMEWRLRAWAEEVLDYLHLSPYRHVPAGMLPYGLQKRVEVARALAGRPKLLLLDEPMAGLSLEEKQDLARFLLDAREEWGVTLLWVEHDLRAVLELSDQVLVLSYGEVLYLGDPQGVQKSAQVAEAYLGGGT from the coding sequence ATGGGCGCGATTCTGGAGGTCAGGGACATCCACCTTTCCTTCAAGGGGGTCAAGGCCCTCAGCGGGGTGAGTTTCTCCGTCGAGGAAGGGTCCTTCTTCGCGGTGATCGGCCCCAACGGGGCGGGCAAGACGAGCCTTCTGAACGTCCTCTCCGGGGTCTACCCCCCAAGCCGGGGAGAGGTCTTCTTCCTGGGCCGCCCCCTCCAGGGCCTCCCTCCCCAGGCCCGGGCCCGGATGGGGCTGGGGCGGACCTTCCAGGGGCTGGAGCTCTTCCGGGGGATGAGCGTCTTGGACAACGTCAAGCTGGGGGCGGAGCTGGCCCTGGGCGCCTACCCCACCCTGTTGCCCCGGGCCCCGATGGAGTGGCGGCTCAGGGCCTGGGCGGAGGAGGTGCTGGACTACCTCCACCTCTCCCCCTACCGCCACGTCCCCGCGGGGATGCTCCCCTACGGCCTGCAGAAGCGGGTGGAGGTGGCCCGGGCCCTGGCGGGCCGGCCTAAGCTCCTCCTCCTGGACGAGCCCATGGCCGGCCTCTCCCTGGAGGAGAAGCAGGACCTGGCCCGCTTCCTCCTGGACGCCCGGGAGGAGTGGGGGGTGACCCTGCTCTGGGTGGAGCACGACCTGAGGGCAGTCCTGGAGCTTTCCGACCAGGTCCTGGTCCTCTCCTACGGGGAGGTCCTCTACCTGGGCGACCCCCAGGGGGTACAGAAAAGCGCCCAGGTGGCGGAGGCATACCTGGGAGGTGGGACGTGA
- a CDS encoding NAD-dependent epimerase/dehydratase family protein, which yields MRVLVTGGAGFIGSHIVEDLLRRGLEVAVLDNFSTGKRENLPAGVRLYPVDLRDREGVFRAFQDFRPTHVSHQAAQASVKVSVEDPVLDFSVNLLGGLHLLEAARAFGVEKVLFASTGGALYGEVPEGQGATEDWPPRPKSPYAASKASFEHYLSAYGQNYGLKWVSLRYGNVYGPRQDPHGEAGVVAIFIGRLLEGKPVTLYARKTPGDEGCVRDYVYVGDVVEAHALALGLEGVYNVGTGEGRTTREVLLAVAQALGKAPEEVEVHPAPPRPGDLERSVLSPLRLMERGWRPRVGFEEGVARTAAWFKGR from the coding sequence ATGCGCGTTCTCGTCACAGGCGGAGCGGGTTTTATCGGAAGCCACATCGTGGAAGACCTCCTGAGGCGGGGCCTGGAGGTGGCGGTCCTGGACAACTTCTCCACAGGGAAGCGGGAGAACCTCCCCGCCGGGGTGCGCCTCTATCCGGTGGACCTGCGGGACCGGGAGGGGGTCTTTAGGGCCTTCCAGGACTTCCGGCCCACCCACGTCTCCCACCAGGCCGCCCAGGCCTCGGTGAAGGTGAGCGTGGAGGACCCGGTCCTGGACTTCTCCGTGAACCTTTTGGGGGGGCTGCACCTCCTCGAGGCGGCCCGGGCCTTCGGGGTGGAGAAGGTCCTCTTCGCCTCCACCGGGGGGGCACTCTACGGGGAGGTCCCCGAGGGGCAAGGCGCCACGGAGGACTGGCCCCCCAGGCCCAAGAGCCCCTACGCGGCCAGCAAGGCCTCCTTTGAGCACTACCTCTCCGCCTACGGGCAGAACTACGGCCTGAAGTGGGTCTCCCTCCGCTACGGCAACGTCTACGGCCCCCGGCAGGACCCGCACGGGGAGGCGGGGGTGGTGGCCATCTTCATCGGCCGCCTCCTGGAGGGAAAGCCCGTCACCCTGTACGCCCGAAAGACCCCAGGGGACGAGGGGTGCGTGCGGGACTACGTCTACGTGGGGGACGTGGTGGAGGCCCACGCCCTGGCCCTGGGCCTGGAAGGGGTCTACAACGTGGGCACGGGGGAAGGGCGGACCACCCGGGAGGTCCTCCTGGCCGTGGCCCAGGCCCTGGGCAAGGCGCCGGAGGAGGTGGAGGTCCACCCCGCCCCACCCCGCCCCGGGGACCTGGAGCGGAGCGTCCTCTCCCCCCTCCGCCTGATGGAGAGGGGCTGGCGGCCCCGGGTGGGGTTTGAGGAGGGGGTGGCCCGGACCGCGGCCTGGTTCAAAGGGCGCTGA
- a CDS encoding ABC transporter substrate-binding protein produces the protein MKRREFLKAVGVGTAAAFGLPHIALSQARPVKVGVLLPLTGPFAFAGQAGLEGWRDAAEYVNEVLGGIGGRKLELLVEDTGYDVAKATAAFNRIVSRERPEDLLFVYGDSTGTAKALAPELTRLGLPFSGTTFSNELADPEKYPTIYIFGPTYNDMFEALLRQIQRTKARARVALVYSNTEFGRDPIPYAKKRAPELRMEIVHEEVTPTSFTDATSIILNLRRANPDFVILQGYALSVEPLILRTAREQGLKATFMGTYYSSDLALIQRAGPAAEGFIVTYHNPYWYDTLNQGVQELLRFRQRKGRDTSYRPTYYMGSATVMFAVAEAMRRAAQAGKLSRAGLAEYLEKIEDYTALGLSRGYKFVNHRLPQTKLYRANTRTGRFDAITDWVVLG, from the coding sequence ATGAAACGCAGGGAGTTCTTGAAGGCGGTGGGTGTCGGCACTGCGGCGGCGTTTGGGCTCCCCCATATCGCCCTCTCCCAGGCCCGGCCGGTGAAGGTGGGGGTCCTCCTCCCCCTGACCGGCCCCTTTGCCTTCGCGGGGCAGGCGGGCCTCGAGGGCTGGCGGGACGCGGCGGAGTACGTGAACGAGGTCCTGGGGGGCATCGGGGGGCGGAAGCTCGAGCTTTTGGTGGAGGACACGGGCTACGACGTGGCCAAGGCCACGGCCGCCTTTAACCGCATCGTCTCCCGGGAGCGGCCCGAGGACCTCCTCTTCGTCTACGGGGACTCCACCGGCACGGCCAAGGCCCTCGCCCCCGAGTTGACCCGGCTCGGCCTCCCCTTCTCCGGCACCACCTTCTCCAATGAGCTGGCCGACCCCGAGAAGTACCCCACCATCTACATCTTCGGCCCCACCTACAACGACATGTTTGAGGCCCTGCTCCGCCAGATCCAGCGCACCAAGGCCCGGGCCCGGGTGGCCCTGGTCTACTCCAACACCGAGTTCGGCCGCGACCCCATCCCCTACGCCAAGAAGCGGGCCCCCGAGCTGAGGATGGAGATCGTCCACGAGGAGGTCACCCCCACGAGCTTCACCGACGCCACCTCCATCATCCTGAACCTCCGCCGGGCCAACCCCGACTTCGTCATCCTCCAGGGCTACGCCCTCTCCGTGGAACCCCTGATCCTGCGCACCGCCCGGGAGCAGGGCCTAAAGGCCACCTTCATGGGCACCTACTACTCCTCCGACCTGGCCCTCATCCAAAGGGCGGGGCCCGCAGCGGAGGGCTTCATCGTCACCTACCACAACCCCTACTGGTACGACACCCTGAACCAGGGGGTGCAGGAGCTTTTGCGGTTCCGCCAGCGCAAGGGGCGGGACACCTCCTACCGCCCCACCTACTACATGGGAAGCGCGACGGTCATGTTCGCCGTGGCGGAGGCCATGCGCCGGGCAGCCCAGGCGGGGAAGCTGAGCCGGGCCGGGCTGGCGGAGTACCTGGAGAAGATCGAGGACTACACCGCCCTTGGCCTTTCCCGGGGCTACAAGTTCGTCAACCACCGCCTCCCCCAGACCAAGCTCTACCGGGCGAACACCCGGACCGGGCGGTTTGACGCCATCACCGACTGGGTCGTCCTGGGATGA
- a CDS encoding branched-chain amino acid ABC transporter permease → MMDLLPYLVGGLGNGALYGLLALGFVLVYRATSVVNFAIGEFLLVGAYLAYTLSLLLPLVLALLLALPLAFLFGLLVERGFVRPLLGRNVVAVVMATIGLAAALDGGVLLVWGADLKYFPTGLPELGFELGGLYVSSRAVWSVLLGLPTALFLLWLLQKSRYGVLVRAISESEVAALALGIPTRRLLALVWGLSGALATLAGVMVGVAGGLGPNLVLMGLKVFPVAILGGLDSVGGAVVAGLFLGVVEALSQRYLEPLLPGFTEAVPFLLVFLVLLVRPYGLFGERQIERV, encoded by the coding sequence ATGATGGACCTTTTGCCCTACCTGGTGGGCGGCCTGGGGAACGGGGCCCTGTACGGGCTTCTGGCCCTGGGGTTCGTCCTGGTCTACCGGGCCACCAGCGTGGTCAACTTCGCCATCGGGGAGTTCCTGCTGGTGGGGGCCTACCTGGCCTACACCCTCTCCCTCCTCCTCCCCCTCGTCCTGGCCCTCCTCCTGGCCCTGCCCCTGGCCTTCCTCTTCGGCCTCTTGGTGGAGCGGGGGTTCGTGCGCCCCTTGCTGGGGAGGAACGTGGTGGCGGTGGTCATGGCCACCATCGGCCTGGCCGCGGCCCTGGACGGGGGGGTGCTCCTGGTCTGGGGGGCGGACCTCAAGTACTTCCCCACCGGCCTGCCCGAGCTGGGGTTTGAGCTGGGGGGCCTCTACGTCTCCTCCCGGGCGGTGTGGAGCGTCCTCTTGGGCCTTCCCACCGCCCTTTTCCTCCTTTGGCTCCTTCAGAAGAGCCGGTACGGGGTCCTGGTCCGGGCCATCTCGGAAAGCGAGGTGGCGGCCCTGGCCCTGGGCATCCCCACCCGGCGGCTTCTGGCCCTGGTCTGGGGGCTTTCCGGGGCCCTGGCCACTCTGGCCGGGGTGATGGTGGGGGTGGCGGGAGGGCTGGGGCCCAACCTGGTCCTGATGGGGCTCAAGGTCTTCCCGGTGGCCATCCTGGGGGGGCTGGACTCCGTGGGGGGAGCGGTGGTGGCCGGCCTCTTCCTGGGGGTGGTGGAGGCCCTCTCCCAGAGGTACCTCGAGCCCCTCCTCCCCGGCTTCACCGAGGCCGTCCCCTTCCTTCTGGTCTTCCTGGTCCTCCTGGTGAGGCCCTATGGCCTCTTCGGCGAGCGGCAGATTGAGCGGGTGTAA
- a CDS encoding thioredoxin family protein, producing MLTYPELPLGSPLIDAELPDYTGRRHRLSAFQEPFLAVVFMCNHCPYVQGSIRELVELAEAYRGRVAFVGINPNDWTQYPEDSPEGMARFAQEHGIFFPYLVDETQEVAKAYKALRTPEVFLFDQRRLLVYHGRVNDNPKFPDQVKEHTLREAIEALLKGEAPPTPVAPAIGCSVKWRPGNEPQVGIAR from the coding sequence ATGCTGACCTACCCCGAGCTTCCCCTGGGAAGCCCCCTGATTGACGCGGAGCTTCCCGACTACACCGGGCGGCGCCACCGGCTCTCCGCCTTCCAGGAGCCCTTTTTGGCCGTGGTCTTCATGTGCAACCACTGCCCCTACGTCCAGGGGTCCATCCGGGAGCTGGTGGAGCTGGCCGAGGCCTACCGGGGCCGGGTGGCCTTCGTGGGCATCAACCCCAACGACTGGACCCAGTACCCCGAGGACAGCCCCGAGGGCATGGCCCGATTCGCCCAGGAGCACGGCATCTTCTTCCCCTACCTGGTGGACGAGACCCAGGAGGTGGCCAAGGCCTACAAGGCCCTGCGCACCCCCGAGGTCTTCCTCTTTGACCAGAGGCGGCTTCTGGTCTACCACGGCCGGGTGAACGACAACCCCAAGTTCCCCGACCAGGTCAAGGAGCACACCCTCCGGGAGGCCATAGAAGCCCTCCTCAAGGGGGAGGCGCCCCCCACCCCCGTGGCCCCCGCCATCGGGTGCAGCGTCAAGTGGCGGCCCGGGAACGAGCCCCAGGTGGGGATCGCCCGGTAG